One window from the genome of Rubinisphaera margarita encodes:
- a CDS encoding IS3 family transposase (programmed frameshift), whose amino-acid sequence MKKSQFTDQQIAFALKQAEARTPIEEVCRKIGVSQQTFYRGKKKFAGLGVEELRRLRQLEEENKRLKSLVADLSLDKQILQDILGKKALKPARLRECVEGAKACCRISERRACGLVSLARSSHRYKSTKDEQAALRMRMKKLAATRVHYGYRRLCVLLRREGWAVNAKRIYRLYREEQLGLRTKKPRRRVSCRTRVDRPAATRINDCWAMDFMSDELFDGRQIRLLTIVDHFTRESLAIEFGSRMRGREVVAALERIAMNRARSKSIRVDNGPEFTSKVLDQWAYANGVTLDFSRPGKPTDNAFIESFNGSVRAECLNENWFLSLEDAQEKIESWRVDYNEHRLHSALGNLAR is encoded by the exons ATGAAGAAGTCACAGTTTACGGACCAGCAGATTGCTTTTGCGCTGAAGCAGGCCGAGGCAAGAACTCCGATCGAGGAGGTCTGTCGCAAGATCGGTGTAAGCCAGCAGACCTTCTACCGCGGGAAGAAAAAGTTTGCTGGCTTGGGCGTTGAGGAGCTGCGCCGGTTGAGGCAGCTCGAAGAGGAGAACAAGCGACTGAAGTCTCTGGTCGCCGACCTCAGCCTCGATAAGCAGATTCTGCAGGATATCCTGG GCAAAAAAGCTCTGAAGCCTGCCCGCCTTCGTGAATGTGTCGAGGGAGCGAAAGCGTGTTGCCGAATCAGCGAGCGTCGTGCTTGCGGTTTGGTGAGCCTGGCTCGTTCGAGTCATCGCTACAAATCGACGAAGGATGAGCAGGCCGCTCTGCGAATGCGGATGAAAAAACTGGCTGCAACCCGAGTTCACTATGGCTATCGTCGCTTGTGCGTGTTGCTACGCCGGGAAGGATGGGCTGTGAACGCGAAGCGGATCTATCGGCTTTATCGCGAGGAGCAGTTGGGTTTGCGCACCAAGAAACCCAGGCGCCGCGTGAGCTGCCGAACCCGCGTGGATCGCCCGGCGGCGACTCGCATCAACGACTGCTGGGCGATGGATTTTATGTCCGACGAGCTGTTCGACGGCCGCCAGATTCGTCTGTTAACGATAGTCGATCACTTTACTCGTGAGAGTCTGGCGATCGAGTTTGGTTCTCGAATGCGGGGCCGGGAAGTTGTCGCGGCCCTGGAGCGAATAGCCATGAATCGGGCGCGGTCCAAATCGATTCGCGTGGACAACGGACCGGAGTTTACGTCGAAGGTCCTGGACCAGTGGGCGTATGCCAACGGGGTAACGCTCGACTTCAGCAGGCCCGGAAAGCCTACAGATAACGCGTTCATCGAGTCATTCAATGGCAGCGTCCGAGCGGAATGCCTGAACGAAAACTGGTTCTTATCTTTGGAAGATGCTCAGGAGAAGATAGAATCCTGGCGAGTGGACTATAACGAGCACCGACTCCACAGCGCTCTGGGCAACCTAGCCAGATGA